TATAAAACACAGTCCGTTATCAGCATTATAGGATTGGCATTGGGAATATCATTTTTTACTATTGGTTATCAATGGCTGAAATATGAAACTTCGTATGATGACTTTCATCTAAATTCTGAACGAATATATAAAATATACGCCATTGATAAGAAAACCGGAAAAAAACAGAATCATTTGCCGCTGGTTTTGGCAAAAAAATTAGAAAAGGAATTTCCTGAAGTGGAGAATGTAACTGTGTATTTTAATCAGTATATGATACCGATGTTTTGGGGTGATAAAGACCTCGGATATCCGGAATTCCGGTTTGTCGATGAACAGTTTTTTAATTTTTTTCCGCCAATAATAATCAAAGGACAAACTGACCATTTGCTAGCGTCTTCCGGGAATTTAATCGTTACCGAAGATTTTACCCGTAAATACTGGTCTTCTCCGGAGGAGGCCATTGGAAATGTTTTTACCGGAGGTTTCGGAAGAGCCAAAATTCAGTTTACCATTGTGGCGGTAATGGCTAATCCTCCTGTAAATTCGAAATTTCAGGGTGAAGGATTTACTCCTGATGTATATAACAGAATGTTTAATAGTCAAGTTTCTCCAGACAGAGAGTGGTTTCAGATGTATCAGGAAATTTATGTTTTGTTACATAAATCGGTCGAAGTAAAAACTTTCGAACAAAAATTGCGCAATTATGCCATTGATAACGGATATAACAAGGATCTGATATTGCAGGTTGCCAACATTTCGGAAGCCCGATATCTGATAGGTTCCGACTTGTCCTTCAATATCAGTTATATTTACACGTTTGTCGGAGCAGGCCTTTTATTAATGTTCTGTGCCTTATTTAATTTCCTGAATCTCTATATCAATCGGATGTTGCAGCGAAGCAGGGAAATAAAATTGCGGAAAACAGTAGGTGCAGATAATTCTGCAGTTATAAAATTATTCCAGATAGAATTAATTGTCCAATTATTATTGACTTTTGCTTTGGGGATAGTTTTACTGATAAGCGTAATCCCAATTTTTGAACAGAAATTCGAAACTCAAATCATCAAATCAGAGTTGATCACTAACAATCTGATAGTGTCGGTTGTCACGTTTGCCATTATCTTTATATTCTGTCTATTGTCCGAATTGAAGTTTGCGCGTTTTTCCAGATTGACACAATCATCCGGCAGAACAGCGAATTATAAATCATTACGAAACGTTAGTATCTGTATTCAACTGGCTATTTGTGTTTTCTTTATTATGTCTGCTTTCATATTCTTCCGGCAAGTGTCATTGATGAATCATTTCGACTGGGGATTTAATTCGAAAGGCTTGATAAAATTTACAATGAACTGGACCATGAAGGAACGCGAAAATATTACAAAAGACATAGCCCAACTCCCATTAGTAAAATATTTTACCGGAACGGATCTTTTCCAGATAAGCAAGGAACCTACTTTTACAGAGACCTATCCGGAAATGGACGGGAAGGAGATTGAACAGCCATTGCTTCTTTTTAATGTGGACGAAGATTTTATAAACACATTTGAGATTCCTCTCATTGAAGGACGCGGATTGGAAGAAGGCGATCTCAGAAAATTTGGACGTGTGAAAGGCATATTGGACCAGATATCGAATACCAAAGTACTTGTAACCGAAAATTTTGCCAAACTACTGAATAAGGAAAATATAATAGGAGAAGTTATCAGAGTGCCGGAAAATACAGTTGTGAGCGATGGCCGCAAAGAAAAGCAAAATGTAGAGATTGTCGGTATTGTAAAAGACTTTCATACCTCAAGCCTGCAAAACGAAACTTTTCCGGTTATACTACAACCTATACCAGGCAGATGGAGGGGAAACCATAATTATATAAAAGTGGATGAAGGAAGGGAACGGGAAGCCATTGCTGCAATGGAACGGATATTTGCAAAATACGATACCGACATATCTGAAACTCCAATCGAGCTTGTTGACGATATCCTTTATAGAATAAACAAATCGGAAAATTCCAGCCTGCAACTTTTTCTTTTACTTGCTGTGCTATGTATCATTATTGCCATTTTTGGTATTTATTCCATTTCTTCTTCTAATATGGAACGGCGTAAAAAAGAAATAGCCATACGGAAAATATCGGGAGCAACCGCTAAAAAAGTTGTAGGTATGTTTTTGATGGAATATTCAAGGTTGTTGATCATTGCCAATTTAGTTGCTTTGCCTTTGGCATATCTTTTTATGAGTAAATGGCTGGCAGGTTATATCTACAAAATCACGATTGAATTCTGGATGTTTCTGCCTGTATTTATATTTACATTAGGCATAGTCATTCTTACAGTCCTTGCACAGGTTATCAGAACCGCAAATGCAGATCCGGCAGAAGTGGTGAAGTCCGAATAGTTATGCAATGAAAATTGAAAATAACAAGATTAACAGCAAACAGTCTATCAAAATCATCAATTGAAAAAAAAAAATGTTCAGCCATTATATAAAAATAGCTTTTCGTAACCTGTGGAAATATAAGGTTCAGTCCCTGATCAGTATTTTGGGCTTAAGTGTAGCATTGGCATGTTTTGCCCTTTGTTTTTATGTGGTACGGAGTATACTCACTGTCGACTCGACATATCCTGATTCAGACAGGATGTATATGATAAAGCAGGATGATCGTTTTGCCATTATGCCTCTTACCGGAAAGCTGGTCAAAGACGCTTATCCGGATGTGGAAGATTACCTGACAGTTGAATTTCACAACGCTTACCTTTTTGATATCGGTGAAGACGATCATCTTCAGCAGTATTATCTCCGGTTTCTGGAAGCCAATCCTTCTTTTGTCGATTTCTTTTCCTGTCCGGTAGTTTCTCCGTTGATCCCGGGATATAAAGAGCAACAGAACGGGATCATATTATTCAGATCTACGGCGCAAAAGCTTTTTGGAAAAACCGATGTTTCCGGTGAAAAGATGATTTGCTATCGCAATGTGCGGGAAAACAATCGTCGTGTGGAAAAAGGATTTTCCTATACGGTTGTCGGGGTCATAGAAGATTTACCGTCTATCTCGTTTTTAACCATCAGGTGGACTTCCGAAAAGAATCCTGCAGGTATATTCATCAATGATGAACATGGAAATCTTCATCCCCATAGCCGGAGCGGATGGACGGCGTCTGTTTCAGCCGTTAAACTTAAGAAAAATATATCTGGAGATGGGTTCAATGAAAAATTCAGGGATTTTTCCCCGGTTATGGAGAATCCTAATTTTTCATGGATGCTTGAACGGAATGACGGCAAGAAGACGGAGTATTCACTCCTGCCATATAACCAGGCCTTAAAGGAACAATGGGGTCCCCTTTATTATATTATTACAGGGCTGTTGCTTATAATCGGTATTCTTGTCCTGTCGGTGGCCATAGTCAACTATATTTCTTATACCATTCATCAGTTCCTGTTAAAAAGACACGAATGTGCCATCCGGAAATCGGTGAATGCTAACTGGTGGCAGTTGTATTTCCTTTTCTATACGGAGATCGCTTTAACCGTTTTATTTGTCGGAGGGATGGCCTATGTCTGGCTGACCCTGTTCGCATCGGAGTATGTCAATATATTCAAGCTGTTTACCATTGAACAATCTGTCTTACTGCAACATTTGCTGCAATATATTGTCCTGGGGATTGCTGTTTCTTTCCTGTGTTGCATGATTCCGGTAATGCGGATAGAAAGGCGTAATGTACGTCATACATTACATGGTGGTAAATCAGTGAAACCTAAATCACGGATCCGGAATATATTGTTGGGCTTTCAGTTATTCATTTCAATTTTATTTATATCTGCTTCCTTGTTTGTATACCTGCAATTGGAGTATATTCAGAAAACGATTTACAGTACATTGTCTCAACAGGAAAAAGAGAACATCGTGGAACTACAACTGACTTACAGGGACATTTTTGAACCACATACAGAGGAACTTGTCAACCGTTTAAAAAGTAATCCCAATATAGAAAGTCTGTTGCTGACCGGCTCTGAAATAGCCGACCAGGGGGCATTGATGACCGGTATAGAATACAACGGGGAATCATTGGCGCATGATAGTGTGGCAATTCTTTTTGTAGGGAACAATTATTGTGATTTCACAAAAACGAAGCTTGTGGATGGCCATTTTATAGAACCCGACCGGGCCGATCAGGTGGTGATTAACGAAACAGCTAAAAAGCTGTTGAGGGAGGAACATGTGTTGGGTGGTGTTCTTAAAACATTCCGGAACCAATTTACTATTGTCGGTGTGGTGGAGGATGAAATACGTCTTGGAGTATCCGAACCGATGAAAGCGACTTTCTATTTCCCTAAAGAAGAAACAGCTTTTATATATGTTAAGATCCATCCGGCAAAGCATAAAGAAGCACTCGTTTTTATCGATGAGTTGATCCGGGAAATCGTTCCGCCTACATTGGAATTTGACATCCGTACATTAAGTGAGACTATTAAGAGTTTCAACGAATATGAACGTTTATTGTTCCGGATCATCATTGCCATGTCGGTTATTTCGATCATCATCAGTTTGTCGGGCGTGTATTCATCTGTTTACCTGAATACCGAAAACCGGCGGAAAGAAGTAGCTGTCAGGAAAATCAACGGCGCCGAGATCAGGAGTATTATCCGCTTATTCCTGAGATCCTATATGTTGATATTGCTGATAGCGTGTGTCCCGGCGTTTATATTTGCTTATTACGCTGTCCGGAAATGGCTGGAAGTCTATGCATTTCATATTGCATTCCCCTGGTGGGTCTTTCCGGCGGTATTATTACTGGTGACTCTCTTATTGATTCTGACAGTGGTATACCGGTTGTTGCGTATTGCCCGTGAAAATCCTGCAGATGTGTTAAAAACAGAATAATTAGTCATGTGTTCAATATCCGTTTCAAAAGTGTATTGATCATCAAAAATACAAAACATGTTCTCGCATTATTTAAAAGTAGCTTTTCGTAACCTGTGGAAATTCAGGATACAGTCCATCATCAGTATTATAGGGCTGGCGGTCGGATTTACCTGTTTTGCATTGGCAACTCTATGGATACGCTATGAAATGACATATGATACCGGACATCCGGATTCTGACCGTATATACCAGGTGTATATAAAAGATCACCACGGTAATTTCGAGATGACGCAACGGACTCCATATTCACTTGCATCCTATTTAAAAGAAATTTTTCCGGAGATAGAATCTTCTCTGACAATCGAAAGTAATCGTTTTTGGGGTATCCAATCCGAGATTACGGTTGAAGGTATGGAAAACAGAATATGGCATACCAGGACCAGTCCGCACTTTGCGGATATATTTGACATGAAAATTTTGGAAGGAAACCCGGATTTTCTGATATCTGAAAGCTACCAGGCAGCAATTACACCCGGAAAAGCGAAAGACCTTTTCGGGGAAGGATCCCCGATAGGCAGGAAATTCACTTCTTACGACAGGGAATTTACGATTTGTGCGCTGGTTGAGGAATGGCCATTCCATAGTAATTATGCATTTGATGTTATTTCTGCCATCAGGCACAGGGAGGATGATTGGGATGCCAACTGGGCGACACTCATTAAATTGAGAAAGGGAACAGATCATCAATTATTTTATAAAAAACTATATGGACATACATTTGAGAAACAGAGCAAAACTTTTTCACAAATAGAAATACTCCCTATCACTGAAGTTCATTATAAAGATATGGGAATTAATAGGAATGTCCAGTTCCGTTATCTGTTGTTTTTCGGTTTAGCTGGACTTTTGGTCATATTGAGTTCTCTGTTTAATTATATTACACTATTTGTAAGCCGTTTCCGGATGAGGAGGAAAGAATTGGCTCTCAGGCTTGTCTGCGGTTCGTCATGGGGACGCTTATTCATGATGTTGTCTTTGGAATTTCTGATTACCCTGTTATTTTCAACCGTAATCGGGTTGGTATTAATTAAATTGGTTTTGAATTATTTCAAAGAATTATCGGCAATAGAATTAGGCCTGGCCGACATTTACGGAGAGATTTTGATCTATATCGGAATAATTATTTTTTTGGCTTTGTTTGTATTCTTACTCGTACTTATCCTGTTCCGGAAAAAAACGATACAACAATCTATTCAGAGCAATAAATATCAATACAGGGATCTATCTCTTATTTTTCAACTTATTGTCAGTATCGGATTTATTTTTTGCACGTTGGTCATTTTTAAGCAAATTTACTTTTTACACCAAACCGATTTAGGATTTGAATATAAAAATACACTATCCATTACTTTAAAATCTAAGAATATCGATCATTTGATCGATAATATAAGTAAATTCCCTGAAACAGAAGATGTTTTAAATTCAGTATTTGTTTTATTGCCGGTAAAGATAGCATTGCATCCGATAATCAAGGAATGGGAGGGAAAAATGCCGGAAACTCCTGATGTTCCGGTAGAGATGATCATTGCGCAAAGTAACTTCTGTTCGTTTTATAAATTACAGTTATTGGCAGGCGATTTTCCGGATGAAAATGATGCGGATAATTATGTTTTAATCAATGAAACGGCTGTGAAAGCTTTCGGATGGGAAGAACCGCTTGGCAAAAGGATTGATGACCGGTATACCGTGAAAGGAGTGGTGAAGGATATTTATAAACTGTCACCTACAGTTTCTCCCAGGCCAATCTTGTTTTCGGCATCGAAAGATGATTATCGGGATATAAAACAATTGTTCCCGATGGAAAATATTATTGTAAAGTATATGCCCGGAACGGGAAAACAAATAAAAGATAAGATCGACCGGATGATAAAAACGGATTTTCCGGAATTGAATGTTATTTCTGTGGTTTTCGTAGAAGATGAATATGATAAATTCTTTACTTCAGAACGCTCATTATTACAGGTGTTGAGTTTTATTTCCCTGATATGTATACTTGTTTCTGTTTTCGGATTTTTTTCAATTATTTCCCTCAATCTGGAAGAAAAACGAAAAGAAATAGCCATCCGGAAAGTAAACGGAGCAGTTTTAGCGAGTATACTGTTTTATTTTTTCAGAAGATACATCATTCTGTTATTGATAGGATCA
The window above is part of the Bacteroidales bacterium genome. Proteins encoded here:
- a CDS encoding ABC transporter permease, which encodes MIKHYLKTAFRNLWKYKTQSVISIIGLALGISFFTIGYQWLKYETSYDDFHLNSERIYKIYAIDKKTGKKQNHLPLVLAKKLEKEFPEVENVTVYFNQYMIPMFWGDKDLGYPEFRFVDEQFFNFFPPIIIKGQTDHLLASSGNLIVTEDFTRKYWSSPEEAIGNVFTGGFGRAKIQFTIVAVMANPPVNSKFQGEGFTPDVYNRMFNSQVSPDREWFQMYQEIYVLLHKSVEVKTFEQKLRNYAIDNGYNKDLILQVANISEARYLIGSDLSFNISYIYTFVGAGLLLMFCALFNFLNLYINRMLQRSREIKLRKTVGADNSAVIKLFQIELIVQLLLTFALGIVLLISVIPIFEQKFETQIIKSELITNNLIVSVVTFAIIFIFCLLSELKFARFSRLTQSSGRTANYKSLRNVSICIQLAICVFFIMSAFIFFRQVSLMNHFDWGFNSKGLIKFTMNWTMKERENITKDIAQLPLVKYFTGTDLFQISKEPTFTETYPEMDGKEIEQPLLLFNVDEDFINTFEIPLIEGRGLEEGDLRKFGRVKGILDQISNTKVLVTENFAKLLNKENIIGEVIRVPENTVVSDGRKEKQNVEIVGIVKDFHTSSLQNETFPVILQPIPGRWRGNHNYIKVDEGREREAIAAMERIFAKYDTDISETPIELVDDILYRINKSENSSLQLFLLLAVLCIIIAIFGIYSISSSNMERRKKEIAIRKISGATAKKVVGMFLMEYSRLLIIANLVALPLAYLFMSKWLAGYIYKITIEFWMFLPVFIFTLGIVILTVLAQVIRTANADPAEVVKSE
- a CDS encoding FtsX-like permease family protein produces the protein MFSHYIKIAFRNLWKYKVQSLISILGLSVALACFALCFYVVRSILTVDSTYPDSDRMYMIKQDDRFAIMPLTGKLVKDAYPDVEDYLTVEFHNAYLFDIGEDDHLQQYYLRFLEANPSFVDFFSCPVVSPLIPGYKEQQNGIILFRSTAQKLFGKTDVSGEKMICYRNVRENNRRVEKGFSYTVVGVIEDLPSISFLTIRWTSEKNPAGIFINDEHGNLHPHSRSGWTASVSAVKLKKNISGDGFNEKFRDFSPVMENPNFSWMLERNDGKKTEYSLLPYNQALKEQWGPLYYIITGLLLIIGILVLSVAIVNYISYTIHQFLLKRHECAIRKSVNANWWQLYFLFYTEIALTVLFVGGMAYVWLTLFASEYVNIFKLFTIEQSVLLQHLLQYIVLGIAVSFLCCMIPVMRIERRNVRHTLHGGKSVKPKSRIRNILLGFQLFISILFISASLFVYLQLEYIQKTIYSTLSQQEKENIVELQLTYRDIFEPHTEELVNRLKSNPNIESLLLTGSEIADQGALMTGIEYNGESLAHDSVAILFVGNNYCDFTKTKLVDGHFIEPDRADQVVINETAKKLLREEHVLGGVLKTFRNQFTIVGVVEDEIRLGVSEPMKATFYFPKEETAFIYVKIHPAKHKEALVFIDELIREIVPPTLEFDIRTLSETIKSFNEYERLLFRIIIAMSVISIIISLSGVYSSVYLNTENRRKEVAVRKINGAEIRSIIRLFLRSYMLILLIACVPAFIFAYYAVRKWLEVYAFHIAFPWWVFPAVLLLVTLLLILTVVYRLLRIARENPADVLKTE
- a CDS encoding ABC transporter permease, whose protein sequence is MFSHYLKVAFRNLWKFRIQSIISIIGLAVGFTCFALATLWIRYEMTYDTGHPDSDRIYQVYIKDHHGNFEMTQRTPYSLASYLKEIFPEIESSLTIESNRFWGIQSEITVEGMENRIWHTRTSPHFADIFDMKILEGNPDFLISESYQAAITPGKAKDLFGEGSPIGRKFTSYDREFTICALVEEWPFHSNYAFDVISAIRHREDDWDANWATLIKLRKGTDHQLFYKKLYGHTFEKQSKTFSQIEILPITEVHYKDMGINRNVQFRYLLFFGLAGLLVILSSLFNYITLFVSRFRMRRKELALRLVCGSSWGRLFMMLSLEFLITLLFSTVIGLVLIKLVLNYFKELSAIELGLADIYGEILIYIGIIIFLALFVFLLVLILFRKKTIQQSIQSNKYQYRDLSLIFQLIVSIGFIFCTLVIFKQIYFLHQTDLGFEYKNTLSITLKSKNIDHLIDNISKFPETEDVLNSVFVLLPVKIALHPIIKEWEGKMPETPDVPVEMIIAQSNFCSFYKLQLLAGDFPDENDADNYVLINETAVKAFGWEEPLGKRIDDRYTVKGVVKDIYKLSPTVSPRPILFSASKDDYRDIKQLFPMENIIVKYMPGTGKQIKDKIDRMIKTDFPELNVISVVFVEDEYDKFFTSERSLLQVLSFISLICILVSVFGFFSIISLNLEEKRKEIAIRKVNGAVLASILFYFFRRYIILLLIGSAIAFPVGYFLMKKWIESYTLQTTISLWIYLAIFFIMMLVIFLSVIWRVFKTAKENPADVLKTE